In Cupriavidus basilensis, the following proteins share a genomic window:
- a CDS encoding LacI family DNA-binding transcriptional regulator, with product MATIQDVARLANVSVSSVSNVLNGRTERLNPATFERVREAIRTLGFRPSQVARQLKTGQTPMLGLLVPSTANPMYGQLTLKIEAEAQRQTGYRVLLGNTNRDREQESRMFDDLLSFGVHGVIVVSSLTGEQHFEVATRQGLAMVSYDGGADPDAPARIDHVAPDNFQAGYLAASHLLELGHRRIAFVMPAGRTVSRASKIAGFQAAVKEAGLGDAVVIECSPAAHYGDAELAELGQALAGQLAQTSTRPTGLVAVNDMMAIGLMSGLHQAGLSVPADVSVIGMDDISMCLYTNPALTSVAMPFGEMAQAMVRRVMLRLAQPDEAPIRLCFPSGLVVRQSTAKPPAANRLAGAGAPKRG from the coding sequence ATGGCAACCATACAAGATGTCGCCAGACTGGCGAATGTATCCGTGAGCTCCGTTTCCAACGTGCTCAACGGACGCACCGAGCGGCTCAATCCCGCCACATTCGAGCGGGTGCGGGAGGCCATCCGCACGCTCGGCTTCCGGCCCAGCCAGGTCGCGCGCCAGCTCAAGACCGGCCAGACGCCGATGCTGGGGCTGTTGGTGCCGTCCACCGCCAACCCCATGTACGGCCAGCTGACGCTGAAGATCGAAGCCGAGGCACAGCGCCAGACGGGCTACCGCGTGCTGCTGGGCAATACCAACCGGGACCGGGAGCAGGAGTCGCGCATGTTCGACGACTTGCTCTCGTTCGGCGTGCACGGCGTGATCGTCGTGTCGTCGCTCACCGGCGAGCAACATTTCGAGGTGGCGACCCGGCAGGGGCTGGCCATGGTCAGCTACGACGGCGGTGCCGACCCTGACGCGCCGGCGCGCATCGATCATGTGGCGCCCGACAACTTCCAGGCAGGCTACCTGGCCGCGTCGCACCTGCTCGAGCTGGGTCACCGGCGCATCGCCTTTGTCATGCCCGCCGGGCGCACGGTGAGCCGCGCGAGCAAGATCGCCGGTTTCCAGGCGGCGGTGAAAGAGGCCGGGCTGGGCGACGCGGTGGTGATAGAGTGCTCGCCCGCCGCGCATTACGGCGATGCCGAACTGGCGGAACTGGGCCAGGCCCTGGCGGGGCAGCTGGCGCAGACCAGCACGCGCCCCACCGGGCTGGTCGCTGTCAACGACATGATGGCGATCGGGCTGATGTCCGGCCTGCACCAGGCTGGCTTGTCGGTGCCGGCCGATGTCTCGGTGATCGGCATGGACGACATCAGCATGTGCTTGTACACCAATCCCGCGCTGACCTCCGTGGCCATGCCTTTTGGCGAGATGGCGCAAGCCATGGTGCGGCGGGTCATGCTGCGGCTGGCGCAACCGGACGAAGCGCCGATCCGCCTGTGCTTTCCCAGCGGGCTGGTGGTGCGCCAGTCCACCGCGAAGCCGCCGGCCGCTAACCGGCTGGCTGGCGCGGGCGCGCCAAAGCGCGGCTGA
- the dkgB gene encoding 2,5-didehydrogluconate reductase DkgB translates to MSIPTIGLGTFRLQGQTVIDSVRNGLDVGYRAIDTAQIYGNEAEVGQAIAESGVARSALFLTTKIWTENLSRDKLVPSLKDSLAKLRTDHVDLTLIHWPSPGDGVPVAEFMGALADAREQGLTRQIGVSNFTIGLMQQAIDVVGAGAIATNQVELHPFLQNRKVADFARSQGIPITSYMTLGYGKVLQDPVVQAIAQRNGATPAQVVLAWAMQLGHAVIPSSTKRANLQGNLGALAVRLSEPDMAAIGALDRGGRLTSPQGLAPAWD, encoded by the coding sequence ATGTCCATTCCCACCATCGGCCTCGGTACCTTCCGCCTGCAAGGCCAGACCGTCATCGACTCCGTGCGCAACGGCCTTGACGTTGGCTACCGCGCCATCGATACCGCACAGATCTACGGCAACGAGGCCGAGGTCGGCCAGGCCATCGCCGAGAGCGGCGTGGCGCGCTCGGCGCTGTTCCTGACGACCAAGATCTGGACCGAGAACCTGTCGCGCGACAAGCTGGTGCCCAGCCTCAAGGACAGCCTTGCCAAGCTGCGTACGGACCATGTCGACCTGACGCTGATCCACTGGCCGTCGCCAGGTGATGGGGTGCCGGTTGCCGAGTTCATGGGCGCGCTGGCCGATGCTCGCGAGCAGGGGCTGACGCGTCAGATCGGGGTGTCCAATTTCACGATCGGGCTGATGCAGCAGGCGATCGACGTGGTGGGGGCGGGTGCCATCGCGACCAACCAGGTCGAGTTGCATCCGTTCCTGCAGAATCGCAAGGTGGCCGACTTTGCCCGCAGCCAGGGGATTCCGATCACGTCGTACATGACGCTGGGTTACGGCAAGGTGTTGCAGGATCCGGTGGTTCAGGCAATTGCGCAGCGCAACGGGGCTACGCCTGCGCAGGTGGTGCTGGCCTGGGCCATGCAGCTTGGGCATGCAGTGATTCCCTCTTCTACCAAGCGTGCAAACCTGCAGGGCAACCTGGGTGCGCTTGCGGTGCGGCTGTCTGAGCCGGACATGGCTGCCATCGGTGCGCTGGATCGGGGCGGACGCTTGACCAGCCCGCAGGGGTTGGCGCCTGCCTGGGATTGA
- a CDS encoding NAD-dependent epimerase/dehydratase family protein, whose translation MQIFLTGAAGFIGGSVAAHLIAAGHSVRGLVRNPAQAAQLAMRGVVPVPGALDDAALLTREAAQADGVINAASSDHRAAIDALLAGLRGTGKPLLHTSGSSVIGDDAGGNVLPPRIFDEQTPFVVEPGKQARHAIDQMVLAAAAQGVRSAVLCNSMIYGVGAGLHADSVQIPPLVAQARQSGLVRIVGAGVNRWSNVHIADVVDLYARVLDSAPAGAFYFVENGEASYAEIGAAIARRLGLGAVQSWSVEEATPVWGEGQSRYSFGSNSRVRARRARSELGWQPGHVSVTAWIENEMPLA comes from the coding sequence ATGCAAATCTTCCTCACCGGCGCGGCCGGCTTTATCGGCGGCTCCGTCGCTGCTCACCTGATCGCCGCCGGGCATAGCGTGCGCGGCCTGGTCCGCAACCCGGCGCAGGCCGCGCAGCTGGCCATGCGCGGCGTCGTGCCCGTGCCGGGCGCGCTCGACGATGCTGCCCTGCTGACGCGCGAAGCCGCGCAGGCCGATGGCGTGATCAACGCCGCCAGCAGCGACCACCGCGCCGCGATAGACGCGCTGCTGGCCGGATTGCGCGGCACGGGCAAGCCGTTGCTGCATACCAGCGGCTCCAGCGTGATCGGCGACGACGCCGGCGGCAATGTCTTGCCGCCGCGCATCTTCGACGAACAGACGCCGTTCGTGGTGGAGCCGGGCAAGCAGGCGCGCCACGCCATCGACCAGATGGTGCTGGCGGCCGCCGCGCAAGGCGTGCGCAGCGCCGTGCTGTGCAACAGCATGATCTACGGCGTTGGCGCCGGGCTGCATGCCGACAGCGTGCAGATTCCGCCGCTGGTGGCGCAGGCCAGGCAGAGCGGCTTGGTGCGCATCGTCGGCGCAGGCGTGAACCGCTGGTCCAACGTGCATATCGCCGATGTGGTGGACCTCTATGCGCGCGTGCTCGACAGCGCGCCCGCGGGCGCCTTCTATTTTGTCGAGAACGGCGAGGCTTCGTACGCGGAGATCGGTGCTGCCATTGCCCGGCGGCTCGGCCTCGGGGCCGTGCAGTCCTGGTCGGTCGAAGAGGCCACGCCCGTCTGGGGCGAGGGCCAGTCGCGCTACTCCTTCGGCTCCAACAGCCGCGTGCGCGCCCGGCGCGCGCGCTCGGAGCTGGGCTGGCAGCCCGGGCACGTGTCGGTGACGGCGTGGATCGAGAACGAGATGCCGCTCGCCTGA
- a CDS encoding Rid family hydrolase, with product MMATSGHFRAIEHGFDTVPAGGLLECGAGVKQGTFGPGPADQLQAHGKAVGRESHRQREFAEAIEIPASAEQLVLSGVGPTVSNASAPPDTAASYGDTATQTRNVLGQIEHILRARGYQMGDIVSMRALIVADPATGKPDFTGFSGVYNQYFGTGTQPNVPVRTRARQGRRRGRLRSFAIFPIFCQLAA from the coding sequence ATGATGGCCACTTCCGGCCATTTCCGGGCCATTGAGCACGGGTTCGATACGGTGCCAGCTGGTGGCTTGCTGGAATGCGGCGCAGGCGTCAAGCAGGGTACCTTCGGCCCAGGGCCTGCCGATCAGCTGCAGGCCCACGGGAAGGCCGTCGGGCGTGAATCCCACCGGCAGCGCGAGTTCGCCGAGGCGATCGAGATTCCCGCCAGCGCGGAGCAACTCGTGCTCAGCGGCGTGGGGCCCACGGTGTCGAATGCCTCCGCGCCGCCCGATACCGCGGCCTCCTATGGCGACACCGCAACCCAGACCCGCAACGTGCTCGGCCAGATCGAGCACATCCTCAGGGCGCGCGGCTACCAAATGGGCGACATCGTCTCCATGCGGGCGCTGATCGTGGCGGACCCGGCCACGGGCAAGCCGGATTTCACCGGTTTCTCGGGCGTCTATAACCAGTACTTCGGAACCGGCACGCAGCCCAACGTGCCGGTGCGCACGCGCGCCCGGCAAGGTAGACGCCGGGGCCGCTTGCGATCTTTCGCCATCTTTCCCATCTTTTGCCAGCTCGCAGCGTAA
- a CDS encoding TetR/AcrR family transcriptional regulator produces MLKETAQARPTRRYVEKREAILDAAARLFNRKGLRGATLSDVAQEVGLSTNSITYYYRKKEDLVVACLMRTIDEIAGIADATAGEPLPQARVRRFIALFFQRLARTATGERPELMSFREIRSLPDTHADVAFAAYTDMFRRIRKLLRSDTPKDPAQRSALSAAAHLLLSLTSGAMTWVERYEPEDYPKVADTVVDILLNGFASPSSQWDSAPAGTPPISKAETTQEAFLRAATELLNELGYRGASADRISARLNLTKGAFYHHNENKDDLIAACFDRMFAVIRDAQSKVENGPGTGWDKLCAIARALVGYQFSSQGPLLRLTIYGALPEEMRKEKMLTMNRLSARFVRFLVQGMQDGSIRALDQSIASLQVNGMINAAVELRRWVPDASGENAADLFIRPLFLGIFSGQ; encoded by the coding sequence ATGCTCAAGGAAACAGCGCAAGCCCGCCCGACACGCCGGTACGTGGAAAAACGCGAGGCGATCCTCGATGCTGCTGCCCGGCTGTTCAATCGCAAGGGCTTGCGCGGCGCCACGCTCTCGGACGTGGCGCAGGAAGTCGGCCTGAGCACCAACAGCATCACCTACTACTACCGCAAGAAGGAAGACCTTGTGGTGGCGTGCCTGATGCGCACCATCGATGAAATCGCGGGCATCGCCGACGCCACGGCCGGCGAGCCGTTGCCGCAGGCCAGGGTGCGCCGGTTCATCGCGCTTTTCTTCCAGCGGCTGGCCAGGACTGCAACCGGCGAGCGCCCCGAGTTGATGAGCTTTCGCGAGATCCGCTCGCTGCCCGACACACACGCCGATGTTGCCTTCGCGGCCTATACGGACATGTTCCGGCGCATCCGCAAGCTGTTGCGCAGCGACACGCCCAAGGACCCCGCGCAACGCAGCGCCCTGAGCGCGGCGGCGCACCTGCTGCTGTCGCTGACCAGCGGCGCGATGACATGGGTGGAGCGCTATGAGCCAGAGGATTATCCGAAGGTGGCGGATACCGTCGTGGATATCCTGCTCAACGGCTTTGCGTCACCGTCATCGCAATGGGACAGCGCCCCGGCCGGGACGCCGCCGATCTCCAAAGCCGAAACCACGCAGGAAGCCTTCCTGCGCGCTGCCACGGAACTGCTCAACGAACTGGGCTATCGGGGCGCTTCCGCCGATCGCATCTCCGCGCGGCTGAATCTCACCAAGGGTGCCTTCTATCACCACAACGAGAACAAGGATGACCTGATCGCCGCCTGCTTCGACCGCATGTTCGCGGTGATCCGCGATGCGCAATCGAAGGTGGAGAACGGCCCGGGCACCGGCTGGGACAAGCTGTGCGCGATCGCGCGCGCGCTGGTCGGCTATCAGTTTTCCAGCCAGGGGCCGCTGCTGCGGCTGACCATCTACGGCGCGCTGCCCGAGGAGATGCGCAAGGAGAAGATGCTGACGATGAACCGGCTGTCGGCGCGGTTTGTGCGTTTCCTGGTGCAAGGGATGCAGGACGGGTCGATCCGGGCGCTGGATCAGTCGATTGCTTCGTTGCAGGTGAATGGGATGATCAATGCCGCGGTGGAGTTGCGGCGGTGGGTGCCGGATGCATCCGGGGAGAACGCGGCGGATTTGTTTATCCGGCCTTTGTTTTTGGGAATATTTTCAGGGCAGTGA
- a CDS encoding ABC transporter ATP-binding protein — MTTTEARALPAARQHGKIGDEILRVENLKVHFPVTQGVFIKRQVGSVKAVDGVSFTLRRGETLGLVGESGCGKSTTGLAIIKMLAASGGRIAFDGDDFATFSKAQEKNFRRSVQMVYQDPFGSLNPRMKVCDIIGEPLEVHGMANDREHYRARIAELLQMVGLLPYMADRYPHEFSGGQRQRIGIARALAVEPSLIVCDEPVSALDVSIQAQVVNVFMELQRRLGLTYIFIAHDLAVVRHISDRIAVMYLGRIVEIASRDALYANPRHPYTKALLSAVPVASVEAEAKRQRIVLKGEVPSPLNPPSGCRFHPRCAQATQRCRVEDPVLRERGDGQMVACHLEGLEG, encoded by the coding sequence ATGACCACCACTGAAGCGCGGGCCTTGCCCGCCGCGCGCCAGCACGGCAAGATCGGCGACGAGATCCTGCGCGTCGAGAACCTCAAGGTCCATTTCCCCGTGACCCAGGGCGTCTTCATCAAGCGGCAGGTGGGCTCGGTCAAGGCCGTGGACGGCGTATCGTTTACGCTCAGGCGCGGCGAGACACTGGGGCTGGTCGGCGAAAGCGGCTGCGGCAAGTCCACCACCGGCCTGGCCATCATCAAGATGCTGGCCGCCAGTGGTGGGCGGATCGCCTTCGATGGCGACGACTTCGCCACCTTCAGCAAGGCGCAGGAGAAGAACTTCCGCCGCAGCGTGCAGATGGTCTACCAGGATCCGTTCGGCTCGCTGAACCCGCGCATGAAGGTCTGCGACATCATCGGCGAGCCGCTCGAAGTGCACGGCATGGCCAACGACCGCGAGCACTATCGCGCCCGCATCGCCGAGCTGCTGCAGATGGTCGGCCTGCTGCCCTATATGGCGGACCGCTACCCGCACGAGTTCTCCGGCGGCCAGCGCCAGCGCATCGGCATTGCCCGTGCGCTGGCGGTCGAACCCAGCCTGATCGTTTGCGATGAACCCGTCTCCGCGCTGGACGTATCGATCCAGGCCCAGGTGGTCAATGTGTTCATGGAACTGCAGCGGCGGCTCGGGCTGACCTATATCTTCATTGCGCACGACCTGGCCGTGGTGCGCCACATCAGCGACCGCATCGCCGTGATGTACCTCGGGCGCATCGTGGAGATCGCCAGCCGGGACGCGCTATATGCGAATCCCCGGCATCCCTACACCAAGGCGCTGCTGTCCGCCGTGCCTGTGGCGAGCGTCGAAGCCGAGGCAAAGCGCCAGCGCATCGTGCTCAAGGGCGAAGTGCCAAGTCCGCTGAACCCGCCGTCCGGCTGCCGCTTTCACCCGCGCTGCGCACAGGCAACGCAGCGCTGCAGGGTGGAGGATCCGGTGCTGAGGGAACGGGGGGATGGGCAGATGGTGGCTTGCCATCTGGAGGGTCTGGAAGGGTGA
- a CDS encoding ABC transporter ATP-binding protein, which yields MTQPILQVNQLTTRFRTDRGVVTAVDQVSFDVAPGETLAIVGESGSGKSVTALSILGLIPSPAGRIEAGEIRFDGQDLLKLSPAKMRAIRGNRIAMIFQEPMSSMNPALTVGKQIAEPINLHQGMPWKTALGIAGELLGKVQIPEPQSRLGAYPHQFSGGMRQRAMIAMALACKPQLIIADEPTTALDVTVQAQILDLLKDLASQSGTALVLITHDLGVVARYADRVTVMYGGRMVETATARELYGHPAHPYTRGLMASVPRIDGDTRQPLVPIDGQPPDLTALPPGCAFMPRCKLATDQCGMSRPALRAVRPNHLKACFLHDHDHH from the coding sequence ATGACGCAGCCCATCTTGCAGGTGAACCAGCTGACCACGCGCTTTCGCACCGACCGGGGCGTGGTCACGGCGGTGGACCAGGTCTCGTTCGATGTCGCCCCCGGCGAGACGCTGGCCATCGTTGGCGAGTCCGGCTCGGGGAAAAGCGTCACCGCGCTATCCATCCTGGGCCTGATTCCCAGCCCGGCGGGCCGCATCGAAGCGGGCGAGATCCGCTTTGACGGGCAGGACCTGCTCAAGCTCAGCCCGGCAAAAATGCGTGCGATTCGCGGCAACCGGATCGCGATGATCTTCCAGGAGCCGATGTCGTCGATGAACCCGGCACTCACCGTGGGCAAGCAGATCGCCGAGCCGATCAACCTGCACCAGGGCATGCCGTGGAAGACCGCGCTGGGCATCGCCGGCGAGCTGCTTGGCAAGGTGCAGATCCCCGAGCCGCAGAGCCGGCTGGGCGCCTATCCGCACCAGTTCTCGGGCGGCATGCGCCAGCGCGCCATGATCGCCATGGCGCTGGCCTGCAAGCCGCAGCTGATCATCGCGGACGAGCCCACCACCGCGCTCGACGTCACGGTGCAAGCGCAGATCCTCGACCTGCTCAAGGACCTGGCCAGCCAGTCCGGCACGGCGCTGGTGCTCATCACGCACGACCTGGGCGTGGTGGCCCGCTATGCCGATCGCGTGACCGTGATGTACGGCGGCCGCATGGTCGAGACCGCCACGGCGCGCGAGCTCTACGGCCATCCCGCGCACCCGTACACGCGCGGGCTGATGGCCTCGGTGCCGCGCATCGACGGCGATACCCGCCAGCCGCTGGTGCCCATCGACGGCCAGCCGCCCGACCTCACCGCGCTGCCGCCAGGGTGCGCTTTCATGCCGCGGTGCAAGCTCGCCACCGATCAATGCGGCATGTCGCGCCCCGCGCTGCGTGCCGTGCGCCCGAATCACCTGAAGGCATGCTTCCTCCATGACCATGACCACCACTGA
- a CDS encoding ABC transporter substrate-binding protein, with protein MNRTISSVVAGVAGVVLALAAGAACAQAEAPKYGGNLEIGSMYPTISALSWDLADWNWKQNYDTGQVYEQLFAADLSKARRNGGKYPFQADAWLPEDAIRGELAESWKWVDPLTLEVKLRKGVKFPAKAGVMEERELVADDVVFSYNRQNTSAKKIPTYYDHLNKVEATDKYTVVFRFKAFNAEWDYRFGWGYYSGIMPKEVAAAGAGNWKNVNGSGPFLLSNFVQGTASTYTKNEQYWDSDKIAGKDYKLPFVDKVVLRTVKDESTRNTMLRTGKLDVLESVRWTAVDELKKNAPALKWSRWLSTNGQYVALRVDTKPFNDLRVRRALNMAVNKQEIVKQFYGGNAELFAYPQHPDYAGYFEPLSAMPDSVKELFAYNPDKARKLLAEAGYAKGFTFKVQVCACQPEHLELLPLIGAYLEQVGVRIEIQPMEYGAFLSAMTTRTNAPGYLMSNGHTNPTTTIRKSFVKGQVWNAAQWGDAKYEQRVNEAFQMRDLGRRQEALRSLTRDVLADAPYIWLPTPYVYTAWWPWVKNYNAELRAGAVRPGPIYARMWVDQDMKKKMGF; from the coding sequence TTGAACCGGACAATATCTTCAGTGGTGGCGGGCGTGGCGGGCGTGGTGCTGGCGCTTGCCGCTGGCGCCGCCTGCGCGCAGGCCGAAGCGCCGAAGTACGGCGGCAATCTCGAGATCGGCTCCATGTATCCCACCATCTCCGCCCTGTCGTGGGACCTGGCGGACTGGAACTGGAAGCAGAACTACGATACCGGCCAGGTCTACGAACAGCTCTTCGCCGCCGACCTTTCCAAGGCCAGGCGCAATGGCGGCAAGTATCCGTTCCAGGCTGATGCGTGGCTGCCGGAGGATGCGATTCGCGGCGAACTGGCCGAGAGCTGGAAGTGGGTCGACCCGCTGACGCTCGAAGTCAAGCTGCGCAAGGGCGTGAAGTTCCCCGCCAAGGCGGGCGTGATGGAGGAGCGCGAACTGGTGGCCGACGACGTGGTCTTCAGCTACAACCGCCAGAACACCAGCGCCAAGAAAATCCCCACGTATTACGACCACCTCAACAAGGTGGAGGCAACGGACAAGTACACCGTGGTCTTCCGCTTCAAGGCGTTCAACGCCGAATGGGATTACCGCTTCGGCTGGGGCTACTACTCCGGCATCATGCCCAAGGAGGTGGCCGCCGCCGGGGCCGGCAACTGGAAAAATGTGAATGGCAGCGGGCCGTTCCTGCTGAGCAACTTCGTCCAGGGCACTGCCAGCACTTACACGAAGAACGAGCAATACTGGGATAGCGACAAGATCGCCGGCAAGGACTACAAGCTGCCCTTCGTCGACAAGGTCGTGCTGCGCACGGTCAAGGACGAGTCCACCCGCAACACCATGCTGCGCACCGGCAAGCTGGATGTGCTCGAGTCCGTGCGCTGGACCGCGGTCGATGAGCTCAAGAAGAACGCACCGGCGCTCAAGTGGTCGCGCTGGCTGTCGACCAACGGCCAGTACGTGGCGCTGCGCGTCGATACCAAGCCGTTCAACGACCTGCGCGTGCGGCGCGCGCTGAACATGGCGGTCAACAAGCAGGAGATCGTCAAGCAGTTCTATGGCGGCAATGCCGAGCTGTTCGCCTACCCGCAGCATCCGGACTACGCCGGCTACTTCGAGCCGCTGAGCGCCATGCCGGACTCGGTGAAGGAGCTGTTCGCCTACAACCCGGACAAGGCGCGCAAGCTGCTGGCCGAGGCGGGCTACGCGAAGGGCTTCACCTTCAAGGTGCAGGTATGCGCCTGCCAGCCGGAGCACCTGGAGCTGCTGCCGCTGATCGGCGCCTACCTGGAGCAGGTTGGCGTGCGCATCGAGATCCAGCCGATGGAGTACGGCGCGTTCCTGTCGGCCATGACCACCAGGACCAATGCGCCAGGCTACCTGATGAGCAACGGCCATACCAACCCGACCACCACGATCCGCAAGAGCTTCGTGAAGGGCCAGGTCTGGAACGCCGCGCAGTGGGGCGACGCCAAGTACGAGCAGCGCGTAAACGAAGCCTTCCAGATGCGTGACCTCGGCCGCCGGCAAGAGGCCTTGCGCTCGCTGACGCGCGATGTGCTCGCCGACGCGCCGTATATCTGGTTGCCGACCCCTTACGTGTACACCGCATGGTGGCCCTGGGTGAAGAACTACAACGCCGAGCTGCGTGCGGGCGCGGTCCGTCCCGGCCCGATCTACGCGCGCATGTGGGTCGATCAGGACATGAAGAAGAAGATGGGGTTCTGA
- a CDS encoding ABC transporter permease: protein MARPIANAPALKAAQAVPGAPPTPVPGRLGSAFVLVGRLFREKPLGAAGAVICMIFLFCGVFADWLAPYGVNEISMMKRLQPPSWAHPFGTDNLGRDMLSRCLYGAQLSVIIGLSAATLATAISVLIGILTGYLGGKFDLIVQRMVDAWMSFPDLVILIVVVSVLGPGSWQIIGTLGLLLGVGGSRIIRSAVVSVRENMYVHAAQSMGASTGRILWRHILPNVLPPIIVLFTTRVGTAILAESGLSFLGLGVPPPAPTWGGMLSGNGRTFMFQGPWLALAPGICLTVVVYAINVYGDALRDLLDPRMRGSR from the coding sequence ATGGCACGTCCAATCGCAAACGCCCCGGCGCTCAAGGCGGCGCAAGCCGTCCCTGGCGCGCCGCCCACGCCTGTCCCGGGCCGGCTAGGGTCAGCCTTCGTACTGGTGGGCCGCCTGTTCCGCGAGAAGCCGCTGGGCGCCGCCGGCGCGGTGATCTGCATGATCTTCCTGTTCTGCGGCGTCTTTGCCGACTGGCTGGCGCCTTATGGCGTCAACGAGATCAGCATGATGAAGCGGCTGCAGCCGCCGTCGTGGGCGCACCCCTTCGGCACCGACAACCTCGGGCGCGACATGCTCTCGCGCTGCCTGTACGGCGCGCAGCTCTCGGTCATCATCGGGCTGTCGGCCGCCACGCTCGCTACCGCCATCTCGGTGCTGATCGGCATCCTGACCGGCTACCTGGGTGGCAAGTTCGACCTGATCGTGCAGCGCATGGTGGATGCGTGGATGAGCTTTCCCGACCTGGTGATCCTGATCGTGGTGGTGTCCGTGCTCGGCCCGGGCAGCTGGCAGATCATCGGCACGCTGGGCCTGCTGCTGGGCGTGGGCGGCTCGCGCATCATCCGCAGCGCGGTGGTCTCGGTGCGCGAGAACATGTATGTGCACGCCGCGCAGTCCATGGGCGCATCCACCGGCCGCATTCTCTGGCGCCATATCCTGCCCAACGTGCTGCCGCCCATCATTGTGCTGTTTACCACGCGCGTGGGCACCGCGATCCTGGCCGAGTCCGGCCTGTCCTTTCTCGGGCTGGGCGTGCCGCCGCCCGCGCCGACCTGGGGCGGCATGCTCTCGGGCAACGGCCGCACCTTCATGTTCCAGGGGCCCTGGCTGGCCTTGGCCCCCGGCATCTGCCTCACCGTTGTCGTCTATGCCATCAATGTCTACGGCGACGCGCTACGTGACCTGCTCGACCCGCGCATGCGCGGATCGCGATAA
- a CDS encoding ABC transporter permease: MSAYILRRLLALLPTLLFASLIVFVIVRMVPGDVVDLMLSQNDISADTKSREDLIRALGLDQPMWFQYVHWIGNIVLHGDLGQSLWQGEPVLKMVLARMPATFSLGALALFVALSVALPVGVLSAIRQDTAADYVARSFSILMLAVPSFWMGTMIMVFPSVWWGWSPEVRYVPFLEDPLQHISNMLVPAIILGMALSAITMRMTRTMMLEVLRQDYIRTAWAKGLNERLVILRHALRNALIPVVTLIGLQAPLLIGGAVVIEQIFALPGMGLLLLDAVNQRDYPVITGVFLVVGVAVMLINLLVDLSYGLFDPKVRHR, translated from the coding sequence ATGAGTGCCTACATCCTGCGCCGCCTGCTGGCGTTGCTGCCCACGCTGCTGTTTGCCAGCCTGATCGTCTTTGTGATCGTGCGCATGGTGCCGGGCGATGTGGTCGACCTGATGCTGAGCCAGAACGACATCAGCGCCGACACCAAGAGCCGCGAGGACCTGATCCGCGCGCTGGGCCTGGACCAGCCGATGTGGTTCCAGTACGTCCACTGGATCGGCAACATCGTGCTGCACGGGGATCTCGGCCAGTCGCTGTGGCAGGGTGAGCCGGTGCTGAAGATGGTGCTGGCGCGCATGCCCGCCACCTTCTCGCTAGGCGCGCTTGCCCTGTTCGTGGCGCTGTCGGTCGCGCTGCCCGTGGGCGTGCTCTCGGCGATCCGGCAAGACACCGCGGCCGACTACGTGGCGCGCTCGTTTTCCATCCTGATGCTGGCGGTACCCAGCTTCTGGATGGGCACGATGATCATGGTGTTTCCTTCCGTGTGGTGGGGCTGGTCGCCCGAGGTGCGCTACGTTCCCTTCCTGGAGGACCCGCTCCAGCACATCAGCAACATGCTGGTGCCCGCCATCATCCTTGGCATGGCACTGTCGGCCATCACCATGCGCATGACGCGCACCATGATGCTGGAGGTGCTGCGCCAGGACTACATCCGCACGGCCTGGGCCAAGGGCTTGAACGAGCGCCTGGTGATCCTGCGCCATGCGCTGCGCAACGCGCTGATCCCGGTGGTGACGCTGATCGGCCTGCAAGCGCCGCTGCTGATCGGCGGGGCCGTGGTGATCGAGCAGATCTTCGCGCTGCCGGGCATGGGGCTGCTCCTGCTGGACGCCGTGAACCAGCGGGACTATCCCGTGATCACCGGCGTGTTCCTGGTGGTCGGGGTGGCCGTCATGCTCATCAACCTGCTCGTGGACCTGAGCTACGGGCTGTTCGACCCGAAAGTGAGGCATCGCTGA